The sequence CAAGCCTTGTCTCGTAAACTCAATGAGCCTTCGTGCGAGGTCGGCTGATCtcagataatattttgattgctcaggagatgtttcatggtctTCGGACTAATCCGTCGTGTAAAGGTAAGTATATGACAATTAAGACGAACATGAGCAAAGTGTATGATATGGTCGAATGGGGTTTTATTGATGCTTTGCTTCGAAAGATGGGTTTTTCGAACAAATGAATCTCTTGGGTTTTGTTCTGTGTAACTTCGGTTGAGTATAAGGTTCTGATTAATGGTCAGCCTAATGGATTGATTGTTACGGAACGAGGGTTGCGTCAGGGAAACCCATTATCTCATTATTTGTTTATCCTCTGTACCGAGGTGCTTATTGCAAATATTCGGAAGGCTGAGCGAGATAAACAGATAACAGGGATTAAGGTTGCAAATAAGTGTCCACCCATCACGCATTtgctgtttgcggatgataatCTTTTTTTCTGCAAGGCCGATAAGGATCAATGTAGGGTTGTTTTGGacgtattaaaaaaatatgaggCAGTTTCAGGTCAACAAATTAACTTTGATAAGTCTTAAATTCAATTTGGACACAAGGTCGAGGAAGGGATCAAAGGCGAGGTGCAGGGGTTACTTGGCATATCAAATCTGGGCGGGATGGGCTCTTATCTCGGGATTCCTGAGAGCTTGGGGGGTCCAAAAttaaggttttttcttttgttcggGATAGACTTTAGAGTCGAACGAATGGTTGGACGGCCAAACAACTGTCTAGAGGGGGAAAAGAGGTGATGATAAAATCGGTGGCCACTGCGGTGCCAACTTTTGTCATGTTGTGTTTTCGGTTGCCAAAAAAAGTCACTTCTAAACTTACTAGTGCTttggcaaatttttggtggtgTTCGGGGCAGTTTGGGGGTATGCATTGGTTAGCCTGGGAGAAGTTATGTGGCAGTAAGCAGTTGGGTGGTTTGGGCTTTaggaatgttgatgattttaacaccGCTTTGTTGGCTAAACAATTGTGGCGGCTGATTGAGGCACCCGATTCCCTTTTTGCACGGGTTTTTAAAGGCAGGTATTACATGAATTCAAATCCTATGGATCTGATACGTTCATACTCTCCATCTTATGGGTGGCGGAGTATAGTTTCTGCTAGATCTTTTGTTtataaagggcttattaaacgATTTGGCACATGCAAGtccatttctatatggactGACCCATGGATACCAGCTCAATCTCCAAGACCAGCTTTGAGTAAGGGACCTTTACAGGACCCTTCGTTAAAAATTTCACATCTCATTGATCGCCAAACTAATTCTTGGCACATGGATATGCTCCTAGAGCATTTTATTACGGAAGATGCAGCTTTGATTGGGGCTTTACCCTTGGGCGTTTCTCAGATAGAGGACTCACTAGGCTGGCATTTTACGAAATCCGGGAAGTATACAGTTAAATCAGGGTATGATACGGAACACTTGGAGAAGCAGCGGTTTTCTCAGGTTACTCGGTATGGGCCGGATATTAATCCTCTCCTAGCGGGAGTTTGGAAGGTTTCTTTTCCACCAAAAATTAAGCACTTTATGTGGCAGGTATTAACCGGTGTATTTCAGTTTCGGCAAATCTGAAGAGACGTGGCATTACATGGGACTCAGTTTGTGCTAGATGTGGGGCTGATGAAGAAACAGTAAATCATGCTATCTTCCTGTGTCCACTAACCAGACAGGCTTGGGCTTTAGCTCAGGTGCCGGTTGGACCAGTTTCCTTTCCTACGGACTCTTTGTATGCCAATATGGATCATTTTTTGGGGTCATCTAATCCGGGTTCTCAAGCTACGGCTTTTCCTTGGATAATGTGGTATATTTTGTAGGCAAAAAATGCTCGTTTTTTTAGAATGTTATGGACAAGCCAGAGGATGTAGTTAGGTTAGCTGTGAGTGAGGCGTCACCTTGGCTGCAGGCTCAGGCTGAGGATGTAGATGAGGATTTATCCTCAATCCTCAACGTTCCAACTGTTCCGGATCCGGGGCGTGTAGGACACTTGCCTACTGTTTTCTCAGGGTATCgatgttttgttgatggatCGTGGAAAGCGGATGATGCTTTTGCGGGTGCTGGATGGGTGTGTTCGTCCTTTCAGGATGCTTCGACGACGAGGGGCGCAGCCAATTTCCAACGTAGTCTTTCCCCATTGCATGCTGAAGTAGAGGCTTTTGTTTGGACTTTGCGGTGCATGATTGGTCATGACTATCGAGACGTGGCTTTTACATAGAttgctcagacttggtgaagatggtgtcttctccgcATGACTGGCCGGCGTTCAAGATTTACCTCGACGATATCGAGATggacagggaggagttttcttctttctctttatctttagtttcaAGAAATGCTAATGTAGATGCAGATTCTTtagcacgccaagcgcgtacatctccgcatcatgttttatttgtaaacaattttctttCCTATTGGCTCTTATGACCTAatctttttgttgtcaaaaaaaattaatattatctaaataaagcaattaaaataaattaacaaattgtagtttaataaaaaaaaaaaactgaatatgaattttaaattcATACATATAAACCTTagcattatttttattttttaattataaaatctaaatcctaaccattttttataaatccgaacaaaattatagtttctttaaattataaatctaaactctaaccactcttttgtaaaccctaaccgacatataattttttttaattacaaaatttaaactctaactgctattttgtaaactcaaatcgacatataaattattttaattttaaaatttaaattctaaatttatttgtaaactcaaatctaaaccctaatcattttttaaaaaactcaaacagatatatattttattttaaaaaagtatttagatttggtttctttaatttattttttctgattctaattttgatttatttttatatataatattatttggtaaATTTTGATTGACTAATAAAGAGGGAGTGAATGAGTGAAGTTCACCTCCAATGATTTTTCTTATGTCAAAGCGAATGTAAACCGATACGAAGAATGAAACCAAAACCGGAGCCACAACACTCAATTAGTCACTTTGGTGATTTGGCAAATTGAACTCTAGGGTTTACGGTTAAGAATAAAAAAccactatataataaaatagaaagtgTTAGGGTTAAGGGATTAGTTTAATCGCTTTGGTTGCTCCAAGAGAGAAAAAGGTTAGACTACAGTTGTTGCTTGCGGCTATGGCGGCGTTGAATATTCAAGACGGTGTCTCTGACGACTTTGACTACGAACAATGGGCTCCAATCACCAAAACCAGACTCGTTGAGGATGAAGTTTGGGAAGTCGTTCAAACCGGAGTCTCCCCAAATCCAACGAAGATCCCAGCCTTAGCGGCTACCATTAAGTCCGTAGATCTCGCACTATGGAGAAACCGTGTTAACAAAGACAACACAGCGCTCAAGATAATGCAATCATCTCTTACAAACCTAAGGTAGTGAATGTGACGTGTGCGAGAGGGACAATCATAACGAAGAAGACTGTTATTACAAACCTAAGGTAGTGAATGTGAGTGGAGCCCCTCATCTTAGAGGGCAAGTTTGCAGTGCGGCAACACAACAACAAGCTCAGATTAATCAAAAGAGGATCCAAAAGCCCGAGCATCTGATGTTAGCGGTACCTGTTGCTGGTTTGACATATGATgtgaatatgtggttggtacaCCCCGCTACCACGAATCACATGACTCCATATCAGAAGTTTTTCACGACTTTGGACCGATCGTACAGAGCTAGGGTTGGACTGGTGGACGGGAGTGTGATCATGACACAAGGGAAAGGAGATGTCATGTTTATGACCAAGGGAGGGAAGAAGAGGATCAGGAATGTGCTTTTTGTTCCCGGGATCAACAAAAACGTGTTGAGTGTTAGTCAGATGACTGCTGACGAAGGCGGTTCAGTAATGATGGATGGAGTTAAATGCATTATTAAGAATGAAGGTGGGAAAGTATTTGGAGAAGGTTGGGTGGATGAGAGAAGAGGATATGTTATGCCTTTGCAGGTGATTAAAGAAGGTATTAGGCATTAGACGTATCGATtctgttttcaagtttctttgTCTAAGAATAAAAAAGCTAAATAACATTCTGCTGCTGCTGTAGTATGAATTGGTCTAAGTCTTTTTTTTAACCTAGGACGGTTTGGTTTTTAATCTAGTTTGTTGTGAAACTATATTGTATTCACAATGCATTGCTTTTGTCAAGTCTTGGTAATGGTGAAAGTAACGATTCTAGTAGAAAGATCAAAGGACTTTTAGTAGATCGATCAATATACGATTACAGACCAAATCTTAATTGAGAAAATTTACCGAAATTGaaagggggagagagagagatagacatGAAGGTGGATTTGTTGAATCAGTAATGGCAGATCTTGGCGGTAGGCATTGTGACACAAACTTCGGCGTATTTCTTCTTGGCCGCCTCTGTCCCTCGCTTGGGCTCTTCCTCTTCCGCCATGGCTACCTTAGCCAAAGAGCAAACCACAGCAGCTGCAGCTGTGAACATGAGGTCCCTCCTCATTGTGGTGCTGCTCTGTTCCTTCTGGGACTTGACTTCTAAGCTGGGTGTGTTGTCGCTTGTGGAGGCTCTGACTACCGAGAGCTTTCGTCCGCTGGTGGCTGAGGGAAGCTTGGCGACGGCAGGGAGGAAGGTAGCGGTCATGGTCATGGATGCCATTGCTTGATAGTCTGCGattgatctctctttctctctttctcggtTGGCTCTCGGTGAAATGGTTTGTGAGGTGGTGatggggaatgtgtttaagaggTTGGGTAATTTGAGTTTGTGGAATTGGTGGAGAAATAATATCCATTTCCTTATCCAAATATGATTTTCGTGCAAATGGGTTGTTGCCACGTGTCATGTTCTATCTTTTGTTTAAGAAGAACCATGAGAGAGGTTTGGTTCTcgcattaaaaaaaacttaaaaagtgtATACTAGAGATACTTTTGGTTTGCAGGTCCACATGTAGGTCCATCCTTGATATAATCGAagactacattttttttttttttttttgggtcaaaatcgAAGACTACATTTAAATCTTTCATAAACGCTTTTGCAATGTGTTCGTCCATCTAGTTTTAGATCTTCAAATCAAACTTGCCcaacataaaagaaagaaaaagagaagagattgtttaggGGAACTAGAGAAATGGCAAAACCAATCTTGGATCTCCCTACTTATGCattgattcttaaaaatatatttagttatattcaaAGAGTTAGAATCTGAGTTTATTGACCAGATTACAAGACTTAAGACGAGTATATGACGTTGTAAACATGTAATTGAGCATATTACTAAGCACATTTGATGTTATACCCAAATTTATGTTGCAAACACAGATGAACCTTTTATCTAACCTAGTAGTACATATAAGCAAGTAAGAAACATATTTGTGCAAATTACGCTAAGAGGGTGTTAACtggtaagatatatatatattttttttgtcgtgtAATTGGTAAGAAAGagattttaaagtaattaaatagAGATTAAATTTAATGAGataattatttgaaattaaaacaCTGGCTGGTTAAACTAATTAAACCCCCACACCCTTGGCCTAACGCCGGTTTATTTGTTcttcgctcttcttcttcttcgattaaCCTCTTAACACTGCAATCTACTTCCCCATTCCTTCTTTGAAGGAATTAGTTTCTAAACACATTAGAAGGTCACGACGATCTCAAAGTACATTTGTCTTTGGAGGAATCGAATTAAAGAGATTAATAGACAAACCTAATATCTCCCTCCCAGTTCCGTTGTAATTCTCACATCTCTTACCAACTTTATTTAGGTTAGTTCGATTCTCAATcgtttagtttcttttcttttctctctcgcgTCGAGGTatacgaaaccctaatttcgagGGGCCTGTGTTCACCCACTCAACTCGATTTGCACACCTCCTCTGAGACCCAACATGAACGCTCCGATCATAGGTGAGCtctattcttcctttttttccaatcttcttcatctctagtatctaaattacttttttttttctctgggtctctctctctctgtgtgtaAGATCCATTGCAAGGAGATTTCCCGGAGGTGATTGAAGAATATTTGGAACATGGCGTCATTAAATGTGTTGCCTTTAATCACCGCGGCTCTCTTCTCGCTGGTAATCCAAATTTACTTCCCAATTCATATCCTCTTGTTTCGTTCGTTATCTATCAATTTGGGGGTACACACATTGATGGGTATATCTtgcatttgttttatttgttagcCGGATGTGCGGATGGGGGATGTGTAATCTTTGATTTCGAAACTAGAGGCATTGCAAAGGAGATTCGTGATATTGACTGCTCTGCTGCTATCACAAGTGTCTCCTGGTCAAAGTATGGTCACCGCTTGCTTGTTTCAGCTGCAGACAAGTCATTAACTCTTTGGGATGTCTCAACTGGTGAGAAGATTGCTCGTACCATTCTTCAGCAGACTCCGTTGCAGGCTCGCTTAAACCCTGGCTtgacttctccttctctctgtcTTGCCTGCCCTCTCTCATCTGCTCCTATGATTGTTGACTTTGATATTGATTGCACCACTTTGCTTCCGGTTGCTGTCCCTGAGATGCCTGATGTGTTAGCTCCTCCGCAACGCAGTAAATGTCCTGAATCGAATCCTCCTTTCTCTCCAGCTGCAGCGTGCTTTAACAAGTGTGGGGATCTTGTTTATATTGGGAATTCCAAAGGAGAGATACTTGTCATTGATTACAAGAGTGTTCGTGTTCTTGCTTTGGTTCCTGTGTCTGGTGCGGCACCAGTGAAGAACATAGTGTTTAGCAGGAATGGGCAGTATCTTCTCACGAATTCTCACGATCGTACNNNNNNNNNNNNNNNNNNNNNNNNNNNNNNNNNNNNNNNNNNNNNNNNNNNNNNNNNNNNNNNNNNNNNNNNNNNNNNNNNNNNNNNNNNNNNNNNNNNNNNNNNNNNNNNNNNNNNNNNNNNNNNNNNNNNNNNNNNNNNNNNNNNNNNNNNNNNNNNNNNNNNNNNNNNNNNNNNNNNNNNNNNNNNNNNNNNNNNNNNNNNNNNNNNNNNNNNNNNNNNNNNNNNNNNNNNNNNNNNNNNNNNNNNNNNNNNNNNNNNNNNNNNNNNNNNNNNNNNNNNNNNNNNNNNNNNNNNNNNNNNNNNNNNNNNNNNNNNNNNNNNNNNNNNNNNNNNNNNNNNNNNNNNNNNNNNNNNNNNNNNNNNNNNNNNNNNNNNNNNNNNNNNNNNNNNNNNNNNNNNNNNNNNNNNNNNNNNNNNNNNNNNNNNNNNNNNNNNNNNNNNNNNNNNNNNNNNNNNNNNNNNNNNNNNNNNNNNNNNNNNNNNNNNNNNNNNNNNNNNNNNNNNNNNNNNNNNNNNNNNNNNNNNNNNNNNNNNNNNNNNNNNNNNNNNNNNNNNNNNNNNNNNNNNNNNNNNNNNNNNNNNNNNNNNNNNNNNNNNNNNNNNNNNNNNNNNNNNNNNNNNNNNNNNNNNNNNNNNNNNNNNNNNNNNNNNNNNNNNNNNNNNNNNNNNNNNNNNNNNNNNNNNNNNNNNNNNNNNNNNNNNNNNNNNNNNNNNNNNNNNNNNNNNNNNNNAGCTCCTCCGCAACGCAGTAAATGTCCTGAATCGAATCCTCCTTTCTCTCCAGCTGCAGCGTGCTTTAACAAGTGTGGGGATCTTGTTTATATTGGGAATTCCAAAGGAGAGATACTTGTCATTGATTACAAGAGTGTTCGTGTTCTTGCTTTGGTTCCTGTGTCTGGTGCGGCACCAGTGAAGAACATAGTGTTTAGCAGGAATGGGCAGTATCTTCTCACGAATTCTCACGATCGTACTATTAGGATTTATGAAAATCTTCTCCCAGCAAAAAACGTGCTTAAATCCCTTGAGGATTTGGGAAAGAACATTGATGGGATTGATGGTGTTGAGAAACTGAAGACTGTTGGATCAAAATGCTTAACACTCTTCAGGGAATTTCAAGACTCGGTTACAAAAATGCATTGGAAAGCACCTTGTTTCAGTGGTGATGGTGAGTGGGTAGTTGGGGGTTCTGCGTGCAAAGGGGAACATAAGATCTACATATGGGATCGAGCGGGGCATCTTGTGAAAATATTAGAAGGTCCAAAAGAAGCGTTGATCGATCTAGCTTGGCATCCTGTTCATCCCATAATCGTCTCTGTTTCCTTGGCTGGTCTAGTATATATTTGGGCAAAAGATTACACTGAGAACTGGAGTGCGTTTGCTCCTGATTTCAAGGAGCTTGAGGAGAATGAAGAGTATGTGGAACGCGAAGATGAATTTGATTTGATACCTGAAACAGAAAAGGTGAGAGAAATGGAATACGTAACTTTAATCACTATCTTTTTGtcacatgtttttttctgaaactCTGAATGGTTGTTTGCGTGTAGGTGAAAGTATTAGATgttaatgaagatgaagaagttgacATAGAGACAGTGGAAAAGGATGCTTTCAGCGATTCAGATACGTCAGTGGAGGAACTTCGCTACCTTCCAGCTGAACCGATCCCAGATACAAATGACCAGCAAGACAATTTGGTTGAAAGCATTAAGTTAGTTGAAGGTCAGATATCTGCATCTCCTGCTTCTGAAGAGGCTGTTCAGAATGGACATGGGGCAGACCATGTATTAAGTCCACAAGGAGGTAAGAAAGATTAACAGCATCATATGAAAAAACACAGTTTATGTATCCTTGTACACGTGAGATTATAAGTGCAAAAAGTATGAATTCTGCTGAATAGAGGTCTGATTTGTAGATTTGTATTGTGGATGTATGATGTGTTATACCACAGATAATAGATGCTGACTTTACTAATGCATGGCTCTATCTTTGCAGAAGAATTGGGTGATACACgaggaaagagaaaaaggaaaccaTCAGAGAAAGCCATGGAGCTGCAGGCAGAGAAGGCAAAACCATCGAAAGGGTCAGGCAGAACAGTAAGAGCAAAATCCAGAGCAGGCATTGATCAAGAAATTGATGACAGTGTAAATGAtgcggatgatgatgatgatgatgcatctTATTACTGAAGTAGGTTTACTAATCTTTATgttgcaaaagaaaaacaagctAGGACATGGAAAGATATTTGTTTGAATGATTTAGTTGCAGGCAATGATGTGCGCTTCTACCACGTCACATCTCTATATTGAATCAAGTTTGGGATATGCACAATAGGAAGTTATGTTGCAAGTAGTTAAAGTTACACGTTAAGTAGTTATAAAGAGACAGCCTTTGAGCATTTTGGAAACGAGGCCACTGGACACATAATTATGAAGATATATCTTTTATTCGTCAACTTTGAAAGATCATCACATCAACAGAATTATGGGTCATTAGCAGCTACATTATTACACATTTCCTTTACACAACAATGGATACAGACCACATTCTCTCACACAACCCATCACTTTCCTTTTCACCTTTATCTATATGCATACAGATAAACAGATACTATATATAGATAGACGTTGAGAGTTGAGACAATATATGGTtaagaatgaaagagagaagagctgGAGGTGTGTGTTTCTAAGTGTCCTGAGGTCCGTCAGCAGATTGAGTCTTTCTTAGGTTCCAGTGAAGACCATCGTGGATGCTGCGTAAGAAGTCGTTGGTGGATTCAACTTGGCAAGCAGTTGAGACGGGCCATGGTGCCATGCTACACACAAGTGCATCCCCTGCTTCAAGCTGTTTCCGGTCTTTCCCATCAAACGAGACCCAAGCGGAGCTTCTGCTGTTGAATGGCACTTGCACTCTCACTGTCACGTGTTCCGGTAATATCAGTGGGCGGAATGATAGAGAATGCGGACAGATAGGCGTGAATAAGATTCCAGGAACCTGCAAAACATTAAGTTAGAATATAATCCACTATCTGTTTTTGATACCTTAGACCAAAGCTATAGTACAGTCTATCAAGTTCTTGAAATGGCCCATGAATCTGGggcttttaacattttttacattGTTACTAAAATCTCAACCGGGTGAATTAAAGAGCTTGTTGTTACGGATATGAAGATCATTATGGAATATTTATTACCTGTGGATGGACCATTGAACCTCCAGCTGCAAGTGAATACGCAGTGCTACCAGATGTTGTAGACAATATTAGTCCATCGCCTTGCACACATGTAACAAATGAGTTGTCGCAGTAACATTCAAGGTTTGTGAGGTAAGAAGATATTCCACGGTCGATGGTGACTTCATTGAGAACAAGCATAGtctcctctgtttcatattCATGTCGTGCTTTATCTCTGATGATGTGACACTGCAACCTGTGTCGTAGTGTTATACTGATTGGACCTTTCAGAATCGCTTCAAGGCATTCTCGGTATTGTTCGCTGTCTGGTTTGGAGTTAAGAAAAAGTTTCTGTAACAAATAATGTTTAATGCAGCTTAACTAAACAGATAATGAAACGTTGAAGGATACGGAAAGGAGTCATGAATCCAAGAGATCCCATGGAAAATGGAACAATTGGAGGCACTGGCCCTTTAAACATTGATGCTGCCTGAAACAATGTAAAACAATCCACGTTAAATTGTGTATTTGTGGTATAATAAAAGTGTTATAACCTTGCGTAGGATAGAACCAAGACTGACTTACCCATAGTACTGTGCCATCCCCACCAAGAGTTATAAGAAGGTCAACCTTTGTGTGCAGAAGTGAAATTTCCTTGTCTGTATAAC comes from Camelina sativa cultivar DH55 chromosome 19, Cs, whole genome shotgun sequence and encodes:
- the LOC104765993 gene encoding protein RBL isoform X2, coding for MNAPIIDPLQGDFPEVIEEYLEHGVIKCVAFNHRGSLLAAGCADGGCVIFDFETRGIAKEIRDIDCSAAITSVSWSKYGHRLLVSAADKSLTLWDVSTGEKIARTILQQTPLQARLNPGLTSPSLCLACPLSSAPMIVDFDIDCTTLLPVAVPEMPDVLAPPQRSKCPESNPPFSPAAACFNKCGDLVYIGNSKGEILVIDYKSVRVLALVPVSGAAPVKNIVFSRNGQYLLTNSHDRTIRIYENLLPAKNVLKSLEDLGKNIDGIDGVEKLKTVGSKCLTLFREFQDSVTKMHWKAPCFSGDGEWVVGGSACKGEHKIYIWDRAGHLVKILEGPKEALIDLAWHPVHPIIVSVSLAGLVYIWAKDYTENWSAFAPDFKELEENEEYVEREDEFDLIPETEKVKVLDVNEDEEVDIETVEKDAFSDSDTSVEELRYLPAEPIPDTNDQQDNLVESIKLVEGQISASPASEEAVQNGHGADHVLSPQGEELGDTRGKRKRKPSEKAMELQAEKAKPSKGSGRTVRAKSRAGIDQEIDDSVNDADDDDDDASYY
- the LOC104765993 gene encoding protein RBL isoform X1, whose product is MNAPIIDPLQGDFPEVIEEYLEHGVIKCVAFNHRGSLLAAGCADGGCVIFDFETRGIAKEIRDIDCSAAITSVSWSKYGHRLLVSAADKSLTLWDVSTGEKIARTILQQTPLQARLNPGLTSPSLCLACPLSSAPMIVDFDIDCTTLLPVAVPEMPDVLAPPQRSKCPESNPPFSPAAACFNKCGDLVYIGNSKGEILVIDYKSVRVLALVPVSGAAPVKNIVFSRNGQYLLTNSHDRTIRIYENLLPAKNVLKSLEDLGKNIDGIDGVEKLKTVGSKCLTLFREFQDSVTKMHWKAPCFSGDGEWVVGGSACKGEHKIYIWDRAGHLVKILEGPKEALIDLAWHPVHPIIVSVSLAGLVYIWAKDYTENWSAFAPDFKELEENEEYVEREDEFDLIPETEKVKVLDVNEDEEVDIETVEKDAFSDSDTSVEELRYLPAEPIPDTNDQQDNLVESIKLVEGQISASPASEEAVQNGHGADHVLSPQGEELGDTRGKRKRKPSEKAMELQAEKAKPSKGSGRTVRAKSRAGIDQEIDDSVNDADDDDDDASYY